CGCCTGTTCGACTGGCGCAACACCTGGGCCGCGTACGCCGCACTCTACGAGGAGGTGACCGCGTGGAAGCGGACCGTCTCGCCGCGGTGGTAGTGGCCCGCAACGAGGCCGTCCGGCTGCCCGCCACGCTGGCGGCGCTGGGCCGCGCGCTTGAGGGCGTTCCGGGCGCGGCGCGGCTGGTGGTGGACGCCGGCTCCACAGACGGCACCGCGCAGTGCGCCCGCGCGCACGGCTGGCCGGTGCTGCGGCTGGACCCGGCGGGCGCCACCTGCCCCGGTGCCGCGCGGGAGGCCGCGCGCCGCCACGCCGGTGCGGCGCGGCTGCTGTACGTGGACGCCGACGTCCGGGTGGAGCCGGGCTTCGTGCGGGAGGCCGCGGCGCTGCTGGACCGCGATCCCGGGCTGGCCGGGGTGGGCGGGGCGCTCCGCTTCGACGAGGGCGCGGGCGCGCCGCCGGCCTGGTGCGGCCCGCCGCGCGCAGCGCGCATGCTGGCCGCGCTGGCGATGTACCGCGCGTCCGCGCTGGAGTCGGCGGGCGGCTTCGTGCCGTGGCTCGAGTCCGAGGAGGACGCCGACATCGGCCTGCGCATCACCCGCGCCGGGAGCCGGCTGGCGGTGATCTCCCCGGGCGGGGTGCACGTGAGCGGCCCGCGCGGCGGGCTGCGCGAGACGTTTCGGCGTTACCGGGCGGGCCTGTACTTCGGACAGGGCCGCGTGCTGCGGCTGCGCTGGGGCGGGGCGCTCTTCGCCGCCACCGTCGCGCGCCAGGCGCCGTACCTCGGGGTGTTGGGGCTGTGGCTGGGGGCGGGGGTGGCCGCGTGGTTCACGCGGGCCGCGGGGCCCTGCCTGGCCGTGGCGCTGTGCGTGGCGTGGCTGGCGGTGGCGGTGCGCAAGCGCAGCCTGGTGTCCGGTTCCGTCTCGCTGGTGACCTGGCACGTGATGGCGTGGGGCCTGCTGGCGGGCCTGGCGGGGACGCCCCGCGCGCGCGAGTTCCGCGTGGAGGCCGTGCCGGACCCCGGGCCCGCCGGAGGTGGGGCGTGAACATCCGCGGGGTGTACGACAACAACCTGTACCCGCCGCTGTTCGGGGGGGCGGAGCGCATCTTCCGCATCTACCGCGGACTGGCGCGCCGCGCCGACGTGAGCGTGCTGAGCCTGCTGCGCACCCGGGATTCCGGGGCCCGCTCGGAGACCGTGGACGGCATCCGGCTGGAGCGGCGCAAGCCGGTGTACCCGACGCTGGTCTCGGTGGGCGAGCGGCTGCGCCTGTGGCCCACGTTCTGGACCTTCGGCCTGCACCGCGCCCTGGGCGGCCGGTACGCGTGGCACTTCCGCGACCCGGGCGCGGTGTACCAGTTCGACACGTTCCTGATGAGCGCATTCTACGACCGCGTGCCGGCGGGCGCCCTCAAGGTCTACCATGCGGTCAACGTGGAGACCGAGTGGTACGAGCCGCTGCTGCGGCGCCTGTTCGCCCGGCGGCGCTGGGAGGGCGTGCTGCGCGACATCGAGCGGCACGCGCTGCAGGGGGCGGACCTGGTGGCCCACGTCTCGCCGCGCGACGGCGAGCGGTTCGTGGCCGAGTTCGGGGCGCGGCGCGAGAAGCTGTTCCTGGTGCCCAACGGCCTCGAGCCGGAGCGCTTCGGTGCCCGCGACGAGGAGGCGCGCGCCGGGGTGCGCGCCCGCCTGGGATTCAAGCCCGGGCAGCTGGTGGCGGTGTTCACCGGCTCGCCGATGGTGCACAACCTGGAGGCGGCGCGGTTCATCCTGCGGCAGCTGGCGCCGGCGTGCGCGTCCCGCACGCACCTCAAGTTCCTGCTGGTGGGGGACGTGGCGCGCGGGGCGCTGCCACCCAACGCCCGCGCCGTGGGCACCGTGCCGGACGTGCTGCCGTACCTGTCCGCCGCGGACGTGGCGCTGAACCCGGTCACCTCCGGTTCCGGGACCAGCCTGAAGGTGCCGGAGTACCTGGCCGCCGGGCTGCCGGTGGTGACCACCGCGTTCGGCATGCGCGGGTTCGAGGACCTGGCCGACGCCGTCACCACCACCGACCTGGCGGGCATGGAGCGCGCGGTGGACCGCGCGAAGCCGCTGCCGCGGGACATCCGGGAGCGCCTCGCGCGCTACGCCTGGGACCGGCAGGCGGAGCGGCTGCACCGGGCCTACGAGGCGTGGTTCCAGGATCCGGGGGAGGCGCCCGCGCGATGGGCCTGTATCGACTGATCGAGACCCGGGTGCGGGACGCGCGCGACTATGCGCGGCTGGACCCGGTGAAGTCCCGGCTGGTGACGGTGCTCTCCGCCGGGGCCGCGCGCTGCCCGGCGGGCCGCTGGCTGGACATCGGGGCGGGCTCCGGCATCCACCGCGAGATCTTCGCCGGGCGCGCGGAGAGCTACGTGGCGCTGGACCCCCGCCCCCGCGGCCCCGGGGTGGTTCCGGGCACCGGCGAGGCGCTGCCGTTCCGCGACGCGGCCTTTGACACCGCGGTTCTGGCAGAGGTGCTCGAGCACGTGCCGGCGGTGGAGCCGGTGCTGGCCGAGGCCCGGCGCGTGCTGCGCCCGGGCGGCGGGCTGCTGGTGACCGCGCCCTTCGTGTTCTACGAGCACGAGGCGCCGCACGACTACCGGCGCTTCTCGCGGCGCGGGCTGGAGGTCGCGCTGGAGGCGGCCGGCTTCGACGTGCTGGACACCGGAAAGGTGTGCGGCCCGGTGGCGGTGCTGGGGCTGTTTAAGTCGCTGGCATTCCTGGCCACCGTGGGGCGGATCCCGGGGATGTGGGAGCCGGCCCTGGCGATGAACGACTGGTGCGCGCGCGTGTGCGTGCTGCCCCTGGACGGCGTGGTGGACCGCGCCGGGCGCTGGGCCCAGGGCCACTGGGCCGTGGCGCGGAAGCGGGACTGACGTGCGCGTGGTGGCGGTCAACAAGTTCCACTACCTGCGCGGCGGCGCGGAGCGCTACTTCTTCGAGGTGAACGACCTGTTGCGGCGCGCCGGGCACGAGGTGCACGTGTTCTCCATGCGCGACCCGCGCAATGAGCCGTCCACCGACGCGGCGGGGTTCGTGAGCCGGGTGGACTTCGCCCCCGGCGCGGGCGCGTGGGAGGGGCTGCGCGGCGGCGCGCGCGCGGTGTACTCGTTCGAGGCGCGGCGGCGCCTGGCGCGGCTGCTGCGCAGGGTGCGGCCGCACGTGGTGCACCTGCACAACATCGCGCACCACCTCTCGCCCTCGGTCATTGACGCGGCGGTGGCGGAGCGGGTGCCCCGGGTGCAGACGCAGCACGACTACAAGCTGGTGTGCCCGGTGTACGTGCTGATGCGCGGCGGCCGGGTGTGCGAGGAGTGCCGCGGCGGGAAGCTGTGGAACGTGCTCCGTCACCGCTGCAACCGCGGTTCGTGGGCGCGGAGCGCGGGCAGCTACGCGGAGGCCGCGCTGCACGCGGCGCGCGGCACGTACCGGAAGGTGGACGTCATGATCTGCCCCAGCAGCTTCCAGCGGGAGACGCTGCGGCGCTTCGGTTGGCCGGACGCGCGCACCGCCTTCGTGCCGCACTTCGTGCGCACCGAGGGGGTGGAGGTGTCGCCGGGTGGGCCGCTCACCGGGGGCTACCTCGGCCGGCTCTCGGCGGAGAAGGGGCTGGACACGCTGCTCGAGGCGCTGCGCCGGGCGTCGCCGCGCCTGCCCGCGGGCTGGGAGTTCCTGGTGGCCGGCGACGGGCCGCAGCGCGCGGGACTGGAGTCGGCGGCCGCGGGCCTGCCGGTGCGCTTCCTGGGCCCCCTCGCGGGGGAGGCGCTGGACGCGTTCTGGCGGCGGGTGCGCTTCACGGTGATGCCCTCGGTGTGGTATGAAGTGCGGCCCATCGCGCTGCACGAGGCCTTCGCCCGGGGCAAGTCGGCGGTGGGCTCGGACCTGGGTTCCATTCCCGAGCTGGTGCGCCCCGGCCTGACCGGGCTGCTGGCGCCTCCCGGGGATGTCGGGGGCTGGGCGGCCGCACTGGAGCGCGCCTACGCCGGGCCGGACGAGATGCTGCGCATGGGGCGGGAGGCCCGGCGGATGGCCGGGGCCGAACTGACGCCGGAGCGCCACCTGGAGGCGCTGCTGGCGGTGTATGAAAGGGCGCGCGCGTGAGCGCGGGCCGGCGGCGCGCCGGGCGCCCCATCCGACGGAGAGGCTGCGCGTGAAGATCGCCATGATCGGCCAGAAGGGCGTGCCCGCCACTTACGGGGGCGTGGAGCGTCACGTGGAGGAGCTCTCCCGGCGGCTGGTGCAGCGTGGCCACGAGATCTCGGTGTACTCGCGCATGTACTACACCGCGGTGCGCGGGCGGCACCACGGGGTGCGGATCCTGAGGCTCCCCAGCGTGAACACCAAGCACCTGGACGCCGCCACGCACTGCCTGATCTCCACCGTGGACTCGCTGTTCCGCAACTTCGACGTGGTCCACTTCCACGCCCTGGGCCCCTCGCTGCTGTCGTTCCTGCCGCGCCTGCGGGGAACCGGCACGGTGGTCACGGTGCACGGGCTGGACTGGCAGCGGGAGAAGTGGGGGCCGCCGGTGCGGTGGTTCCTGCGCCAGTGCGAGTACCCGGCGGTGGCCTTCCCGGACCGGACCATCGTGGTGTCGCGGGACCTGCAGAAGCACTTCAAGGAGCGCTTCCGCCGGCAGACCACCGTGATCCCCAACGGGACCAACGTGCCGGTGCCGCGGCCGGCGTCCAAGATCCTCAAGTTCGGGCTCGAGCCGGACAAGTACGTGCTGTTCGTGGGGCGCCTGGTGCCGGAGAAGGGGGTCCACCTGCTGGTGGAGGCCTTCCGCCGCATCCCCGGGGACATGAAGCTGGCCATCGCCGGAGGTTCAAGTTTCTCAGAGGATTACGTCAGTAAGCTGATGGAATACCGCAGCGACCGGATCTTGTTGCTGGATTATGTGTTCGGGGATGTGCTCGAGGAACTATGGAGCAACGCCCATTTTGTGGTACAACCATCCACGATGGAGGGCCTCTCGATCTCGCTGATCGAGGCCATGAGTTACGGCAAGTGCGTCCTCACCAGCGACATCCCGGCCAACATGGAGGTGGTCGAGGACTGCGCGGTTCCCTTCCAGAGCAACAACGTCGAAGACCTCGAAGGCAAGCTGAGGCACCTCCTCGGGCACCCCGAAGTGGTCCATTCGTTCGAGGAGAAGTGCAGGACTCACGTGGTCAACCGGTTCTCCTGGGACCGGATCGTGGACCAGACGGAGTCGTTGTACCGGGAAGTCGCCCGGCGGCGCTAGAGCCGCGGGACACCAAGGGGATCATCCATGCGTTACGCGGTTCTTCTGGCGGGGGGCAAGGGGGAGCGTCTCTGGCCCTTCAGCCGGGAAGCACATCCCAAGCAGTTCCTCGAGCTCCTCGGCCCGCACAGCATGCTCTCCGAGACCTGGGAGCGCGTGAAGCCGGTGGTGGGGCCGAAGCGGGCCATGGTGGTCACCTCGGAGCCGCTGGCCAAGCAGGCGGCCCGCCAGATGAAGGGCCTGCCGCCCGGCCGCGTCATCGCCGAGCCGGAGGGCAAGAACACCGCCCCGGCCGTGGCCCTGGCCGCGGCGCTGATCTCGCAGGAGGACCCCGAGGCGGTGATGCTGGTGCTGCCGGCCGACCACTCGGTGGAGCCGGTGGCGCAGTTCCGCAACGACCTGAAGCTGGCCTTCGAGGTGGCGGAGTCCACCGACGTGCTGGTCACCTTCGGGGTGCGACCCAGCCGCGCCGAGACCGGTTACGGCTACCTGGAGCGCGGCGAGCCCTTTCCCAGCTTCGAGAGCGGCCGGGTGTACCAGGTGAACTCGTTCCGCGAAAAGCCCGACCCGCGCACCGCCTCGGACTACCTGCGCCAGGGCCGCTTCTACTGGAACGCGGGCATCTTCGCGTGGCGCGCCGACGTGATCCTGGACGAGCTGGAGCGGTACCGGCCGGCCATGGTGCAGGCCGCCCGCCGCGTGGCCGGCGCGGCGAAGAAGGACTTCCCGCGCGCGCTGCGCTCCTACTACTCGCGCGTGGAGCGCATCTCGATCGACTACGCGGTGATGGAGAAGAGCACCCGGGTGGCGATGGTGGAGGCGGGATTCAACTGGGACGACCTCGGCTCGCACCTGGCGTGGGAGCGGCTGCTCAAGCGCGACCGGGCCGGCAACACCTACCGTGGCGAGGCCGTGGCGCTGGAGACCGAGAGCTGTGTGCTCATGTCCGACGACGGCCTGGTGGCCGCCCTCGGGGTCCAGAACATCGTGGTAATCCGCACCAAGGACGCGACCCTGGTGTGCGCCAAGGACCGGGCCGACGAGGTGCGGGCCCTGGTGGCGCGCATGGCCACGGAGAAGCGCTTCAAGAAGTATCTCTGATGTCCTCGCGCGGCCGGGTGTGCGGGGGAGCGGGAGGGGCGGCGCTGCCGGCCGCCCTGGTGCTGCTGTCCGCCCTGACCCTGTTCTTCGCGGCCGGCTGCACCCGCGCGCCGCGCCCGGCAGCCGCCATCACCGCCGCGCCGGTCTTCCCGATCACCGGGGACACATCCGAAGTGCTCGCCACCATCCCCGATCCGGCCACCCGGCCCCGCCCCGCGGCGCCCCTGGAACCGGAATCCGGCGACGCGACGGAACTGTCCGCGGACCCGGCCCCCGAAAGCCCGGAACTCCCGGACTCGGCCGTCTCGCCGAACGGGCAGGGGTCCGACGTCCGGCCCGACGCCCGGCCCGACGCGCCGGGGACTCCCAGCGGCCACGCCTCTGCGCCCTCCAGCGCTCCCGCCCCGCCGGAGGGCCAGGGAACGCTGTGGGTGGTGCAGGTGTTCGCCGGCGGCGACCGCGCCGCTGCCTACCGCGAGGCCCAGCGGGCCGCGCGGGAGCTCAAGCTCGGGGACGACGAAATGACGATGTCCCAGGACGGCCGCATGTGGAAGGTGCGCATCGGCTCCCCCGGCCCGCGCGAGCCCGCGCAGGCGCTCCTCGAGCGTGCGCGGCGCGCATTCCCCCGGGCTTTCCTGCTGCCGCTGCCCCCGGGCGGGGGGGATTTCCGGTGACGCCCGCGGCCGCGCCGCGGTGCGCCGGGTCCCGCCGATGAGCCGCCCCGCGCTGGTGCTGTGCGAGGACGCGCACGCGCGCACGTTCCACCCGCTCACCGACACCCGGCCGGTGTTCGAACTGCGCGCCGGCATCTTCTCGGCCCGCGAGCGCCTCGCGCGCGCCTTCCCGGACCACGCGCTCACGGTCCTGGCGCGGCCCGGAGTGGGCGCGGCCTTCGCCGCGACCTCCGGGCTCGCGTGCGGATGGATCCACGTGCCCGACGGCGCGGTGCTGGTAAACGGTCGGATCCTCGGTGGCAACGAGTGGCATGCGGTCCTGGGGCAGTTGCGGCCCGGGCAGGCCGCCACCGTGGAAGGCGAGGTGGCGGCGGCGCGGATACCCCCGAAGATGCGGGAGCGCTGCGTCGCCGCCGGTGTCCCCTGGCCCGCGGAGTTGCTGGCGGAGCTGGAGGCCGTGCCGGCTGCGGGAGAGTGGTTGCGCCACCCGTGGGACCTGGTGTCCCGCAACCCGGATTGGATCGCGCGCGACGCCGCTGCGTTCGCGCTGGGCAGCCACGCCGGGACGGTGGCGGCGGGCGCGCACCTGGAGCGGGGGGACCGCATCCACCTCGCGGCCGGCTCGAAGGTGGAACCGGGCTGCTTCCTGGATGCCACCGGCGGACCCATCGTGCTCGCCGCGGGGGCGTGGGCGCAGAGTCACACGCGCATCGAGGGGCCCTGCTACGTGGGGCCCAACACCCAGCTGCTGGGCGGTCGGATCGGCGAGGGCACCTCGCTGGGGCCGGAGTGCCGCATCGCGGGCGAGATCGAGGAGAGCGTGGTGCAGGGCTACTCCAACAAGCGCCACCACGGGTTCGTGGGGCACAGCTACCTGGGTGAGTGGGTGAACCTGGGCGCGCTGACCACCACCAGCGACCTCAAGAACAACTACGGCCCGGTGCGCATGTGGCACGACGGGGCCATGAAGGACACCGGGCTGATGAAGCTGGGCTCCCTGGTGGGCGACCACTCCAAGACCGCCATCGGCACGCTGCTGGGCACGGGCACCGTGGTGGGCGTGATGTCGAACGTGTTCCGGGTGAGCCCGCCCTCGCGCGTGGGCTCCTTCCGCTGGGTGGGCGCCTCGTCCGAAGAGGCCCACCGCTGGGACAAGGCCCGCGCGCTCCTGGCCACCGTGATGTCCCGCCGCGGCCTGCGGCCGTCCCCGGAAACCGTGGCCCTGTACGAGGCGCTGGCCGGGGAGGCCGGGGCCATTTGACACGCGGGCCCGCGGGGCCCCAATATCGAATGTCCGCCCGTCCCGGGCCGGGGTGCGGCCCCGCCCCGGGACGCGCCGCCCGCCAGGCGGCGTCCCGGGACACTCCTGGAGGATCCAAACCGCATGCCTGAGCTTCGGAAGGACCCGGTCATCGGCCGGTGGGTGATCATCTCCACCGAACGGGGGAAGCGGCCCAGCGACTTCGGCGGGCAGCCCCCCAAGCGCCGCCAGGCGTTCTGCCCGTTCTGCCCCGGCAACGAGGACAAGACGCCGCCGGAGGTGCTGGCATTCCGCGAGAACGGCTCCGCGGCCAACACCCCGGGCTGGAAAGTGCGCGTCGTGCCCAACAAGTTCCCGGCCCTGCAGATCGAGGGCAGCCTGAACCGCCGGGGCGAGGGGCTGTACGACAAGATGAACGGCATCGGGGCGCACGAGGTGTTCATCGAGACCACCGACCACGACCAGGACATGGCCGAGATGGACGTGGAGCACATCGAGTCCATCCTGTACGCCTACCGCGAGCGCATCCTGGACCTCAAGAAGGACACCCGCTTCCGCTACCTGCTGCTGTTCAAGAATCACGGGGAGGAGGCGGGGGCGTCGCTGGAGCACTCGCACACCCAGCTGATCGCCACCCCCATCGTGCCCAAGCGCGTGATGGAGGAGCTGGAGGGCTCCCGCAAGTACTTCGAGCTGAAGGAGCGCTGCATCTTCTGCGACATGGTGGACCAGGAGCTGGGCGCCGGCAGCCGCCTGGTGTCCCAGAACTCCGAGTTCGTGTCGTTCGAGTTCTTCGCTTCGCGATTCCCGTTCGAGACCTGGGTGCTGCCCCGCGACCACGGCACGTCCTTCGAGCACATGCCGGTGGAGCGCCTCCGCGGGCTCGCCGAGGTGCTCAAGGACACGCTGCTCAGGCTCAAGCGGGCGCTCAACGCGCCGCCGTACAATTTCCTGTTCCACACCGGGCCGATGCACGAGCCGCACCTCGACCACTTCCACTGGCACATCGAGATCCTGCCCAAGCTCACCAAGGTGGCCGGATTCGAATGGGGCAGTGGTTTCTACATCAACCCCACGCCGCCGGAGGATGCAGCGGCGTACCTGAGACAGATGGAGATCCATGCCACCCAGGAAACCCGCTAGCAGGAGCGCCACGGAACCGGCGCCGGCCGGCGGGCGCGCGCGCACCGGCGCACGCGCCACCGCCCGGACCTCCGGAGGCGCCCGCAAGACCAACGGCTCCACCCCCGCGCGCCGCGCGGGCGGATCGCGTCGCAGCGCACTCGAGGCCCCGGCCCGCAGGGCGCCCCAGAAGGGCAAGCTCAAGGTGGTGATGGTGTCGGCGGAGATGGTGCCGCTGGCCAAGGTGGGCGGGCTGGCCGACGTGATCGGCTCGCTGTCGCAGGTGATGAGCAAGGCCGGGCACCGCACGCTGGTGCTCATGCCCCACTACCGGAAGCTCACGCTCCCGCCAGGTTTCGAGCTGGGCCGGCCGATCAGCTTCCCGGTGCTCATGGACCGGGGCCCCGAGACCGCCACGTTCACCCCGGTGCACTGGAACCACCTGGCCTGCGAAGTCTACCTGGTGGGCGGGGGCGGATACTTCGATCGCGACGGGATCTACCTCGATCCCGCGACGGGCCTCGACTACCCCGACAACGCGCGCCGCTTCATCTTCTTCCAGAAGGCGGTGCTCGAGGGGCTGAAGACGATCGACTTCCGGCCCGACGTGCTGCACCTCAACGACTACCAGACGGGCCTCATCCCGGCGTACCTGAAGCTCTACTACGCCGAGGACTCCTACTACAAGACGTGCGCCACGGTGTACTCGATCCACAACCTCGGCTACCAGGGCCTGTACCCGCCCGAGGCGGTGCGCGAGGCGGGCATCCCGGAGAGCCTGTTCTACCCGGCCAGCCCGTTCGAGTTCTGGGGCCGCCTCAACTTCATGAAGGCCGGGGTGGTGTACGCCGACCTGGTCACCACGGTCAGCGAGCGCTACGCCTCCGAGATCACCGAGTCCAACGAGTTCGGCTTCGGGCTCGAAGGGGTGCTCAAGGAACTGGGGGGACGGCTGCGCGGAATCCTCAACGGGATCGACACCTCGGTGTGGAATCCCCAGACCGACCGCCACATCGCTCAGACGTTCGGGCCCCAGAACCTGCACCTGAAGCGCCGCAACAAGGAGGCGCTGCTCCGGAAGATGGGGCTGCCCCCGGGGCGCGCGGACGCCCCGCTGCTGGGGATCATCTCGCGGCTGGCCGACCAGAAGGGCTTCGACCTCATCGAGCAGATTTCCGGCGACCTGATGCAGCGGGACCTCTCGCTGGTGGTGCTGGGGGACGGGCAGGAGAAGTACCGCCGGCTCTTCGAGCAGCTGCGCGCCGAGCACCCGCACAAGGTGGGCTTCGAGTGCGGCTTCAACGACCCGCTGGCGCACCTGATCGAGGCCGGTTCGGACATGTTCCTGATGCCGTCCCGCTACGAGCCGTGCGGCCTGAACCAGATGTACTCGATGCGCTACGGCACCATCCCGGTGGTGCGCGCGACGGGCGGGCTGGCCGACACCGTGAAGGACTTCGACCCGGTGCGCCGCACCGGAACGGGATTCTCGTTCGAGGCCTCCACCGGGGAGGCCTTCCACGACGCCATCCGTCGGGCGCTGGACGCCTACGGCGACCCCGACGCCTGGCGCGGCCTGATGCTCGCGGGCATGAGCCAGGACTTCTCGTGGGCCGCGTCCGCGGGGCGTTACGTCGAGGCCTACGAGCAGGCCCTGGACCTGCGCCGCCGGCAGTCGTTCACTTCGTGGCTGACCGGGGTGGTGGAGGTCGGAGTCTAGCGATCCGGCGCCCCCGGGCCCGCGCGTCCCGCGCGCTGAGCCCGGGGGAGCAACCGCCGCCACGCTGCGGTCGAGGCGGACCGCAGCATCCATGCCGCGGGCAGCAGCATCGGGGGCTTCACGGGCACGCAGTTCCCGGCGCGGCCCCGGGCTTCAGGATCATGCGCCGCCTTCGCCTGGAAGCGCCAGCAGGTCCCGGTGCCAGGCGGCGCACAGCGCGGCGCCCCGCCCCGGCCG
The genomic region above belongs to Candidatus Eisenbacteria bacterium and contains:
- a CDS encoding glycosyltransferase family 2 protein, with product MEADRLAAVVVARNEAVRLPATLAALGRALEGVPGAARLVVDAGSTDGTAQCARAHGWPVLRLDPAGATCPGAAREAARRHAGAARLLYVDADVRVEPGFVREAAALLDRDPGLAGVGGALRFDEGAGAPPAWCGPPRAARMLAALAMYRASALESAGGFVPWLESEEDADIGLRITRAGSRLAVISPGGVHVSGPRGGLRETFRRYRAGLYFGQGRVLRLRWGGALFAATVARQAPYLGVLGLWLGAGVAAWFTRAAGPCLAVALCVAWLAVAVRKRSLVSGSVSLVTWHVMAWGLLAGLAGTPRAREFRVEAVPDPGPAGGGA
- a CDS encoding glycosyltransferase, with the translated sequence MNIRGVYDNNLYPPLFGGAERIFRIYRGLARRADVSVLSLLRTRDSGARSETVDGIRLERRKPVYPTLVSVGERLRLWPTFWTFGLHRALGGRYAWHFRDPGAVYQFDTFLMSAFYDRVPAGALKVYHAVNVETEWYEPLLRRLFARRRWEGVLRDIERHALQGADLVAHVSPRDGERFVAEFGARREKLFLVPNGLEPERFGARDEEARAGVRARLGFKPGQLVAVFTGSPMVHNLEAARFILRQLAPACASRTHLKFLLVGDVARGALPPNARAVGTVPDVLPYLSAADVALNPVTSGSGTSLKVPEYLAAGLPVVTTAFGMRGFEDLADAVTTTDLAGMERAVDRAKPLPRDIRERLARYAWDRQAERLHRAYEAWFQDPGEAPARWACID
- a CDS encoding methyltransferase domain-containing protein, which produces MGLYRLIETRVRDARDYARLDPVKSRLVTVLSAGAARCPAGRWLDIGAGSGIHREIFAGRAESYVALDPRPRGPGVVPGTGEALPFRDAAFDTAVLAEVLEHVPAVEPVLAEARRVLRPGGGLLVTAPFVFYEHEAPHDYRRFSRRGLEVALEAAGFDVLDTGKVCGPVAVLGLFKSLAFLATVGRIPGMWEPALAMNDWCARVCVLPLDGVVDRAGRWAQGHWAVARKRD
- a CDS encoding glycosyltransferase family 4 protein; this encodes MRVVAVNKFHYLRGGAERYFFEVNDLLRRAGHEVHVFSMRDPRNEPSTDAAGFVSRVDFAPGAGAWEGLRGGARAVYSFEARRRLARLLRRVRPHVVHLHNIAHHLSPSVIDAAVAERVPRVQTQHDYKLVCPVYVLMRGGRVCEECRGGKLWNVLRHRCNRGSWARSAGSYAEAALHAARGTYRKVDVMICPSSFQRETLRRFGWPDARTAFVPHFVRTEGVEVSPGGPLTGGYLGRLSAEKGLDTLLEALRRASPRLPAGWEFLVAGDGPQRAGLESAAAGLPVRFLGPLAGEALDAFWRRVRFTVMPSVWYEVRPIALHEAFARGKSAVGSDLGSIPELVRPGLTGLLAPPGDVGGWAAALERAYAGPDEMLRMGREARRMAGAELTPERHLEALLAVYERARA
- a CDS encoding glycosyltransferase family 4 protein codes for the protein MKIAMIGQKGVPATYGGVERHVEELSRRLVQRGHEISVYSRMYYTAVRGRHHGVRILRLPSVNTKHLDAATHCLISTVDSLFRNFDVVHFHALGPSLLSFLPRLRGTGTVVTVHGLDWQREKWGPPVRWFLRQCEYPAVAFPDRTIVVSRDLQKHFKERFRRQTTVIPNGTNVPVPRPASKILKFGLEPDKYVLFVGRLVPEKGVHLLVEAFRRIPGDMKLAIAGGSSFSEDYVSKLMEYRSDRILLLDYVFGDVLEELWSNAHFVVQPSTMEGLSISLIEAMSYGKCVLTSDIPANMEVVEDCAVPFQSNNVEDLEGKLRHLLGHPEVVHSFEEKCRTHVVNRFSWDRIVDQTESLYREVARRR
- a CDS encoding mannose-1-phosphate guanylyltransferase gives rise to the protein MRYAVLLAGGKGERLWPFSREAHPKQFLELLGPHSMLSETWERVKPVVGPKRAMVVTSEPLAKQAARQMKGLPPGRVIAEPEGKNTAPAVALAAALISQEDPEAVMLVLPADHSVEPVAQFRNDLKLAFEVAESTDVLVTFGVRPSRAETGYGYLERGEPFPSFESGRVYQVNSFREKPDPRTASDYLRQGRFYWNAGIFAWRADVILDELERYRPAMVQAARRVAGAAKKDFPRALRSYYSRVERISIDYAVMEKSTRVAMVEAGFNWDDLGSHLAWERLLKRDRAGNTYRGEAVALETESCVLMSDDGLVAALGVQNIVVIRTKDATLVCAKDRADEVRALVARMATEKRFKKYL
- a CDS encoding SPOR domain-containing protein, with the protein product MSSRGRVCGGAGGAALPAALVLLSALTLFFAAGCTRAPRPAAAITAAPVFPITGDTSEVLATIPDPATRPRPAAPLEPESGDATELSADPAPESPELPDSAVSPNGQGSDVRPDARPDAPGTPSGHASAPSSAPAPPEGQGTLWVVQVFAGGDRAAAYREAQRAARELKLGDDEMTMSQDGRMWKVRIGSPGPREPAQALLERARRAFPRAFLLPLPPGGGDFR
- the galT gene encoding galactose-1-phosphate uridylyltransferase; its protein translation is MPELRKDPVIGRWVIISTERGKRPSDFGGQPPKRRQAFCPFCPGNEDKTPPEVLAFRENGSAANTPGWKVRVVPNKFPALQIEGSLNRRGEGLYDKMNGIGAHEVFIETTDHDQDMAEMDVEHIESILYAYRERILDLKKDTRFRYLLLFKNHGEEAGASLEHSHTQLIATPIVPKRVMEELEGSRKYFELKERCIFCDMVDQELGAGSRLVSQNSEFVSFEFFASRFPFETWVLPRDHGTSFEHMPVERLRGLAEVLKDTLLRLKRALNAPPYNFLFHTGPMHEPHLDHFHWHIEILPKLTKVAGFEWGSGFYINPTPPEDAAAYLRQMEIHATQETR
- the glgA gene encoding glycogen synthase GlgA, with translation MPPRKPASRSATEPAPAGGRARTGARATARTSGGARKTNGSTPARRAGGSRRSALEAPARRAPQKGKLKVVMVSAEMVPLAKVGGLADVIGSLSQVMSKAGHRTLVLMPHYRKLTLPPGFELGRPISFPVLMDRGPETATFTPVHWNHLACEVYLVGGGGYFDRDGIYLDPATGLDYPDNARRFIFFQKAVLEGLKTIDFRPDVLHLNDYQTGLIPAYLKLYYAEDSYYKTCATVYSIHNLGYQGLYPPEAVREAGIPESLFYPASPFEFWGRLNFMKAGVVYADLVTTVSERYASEITESNEFGFGLEGVLKELGGRLRGILNGIDTSVWNPQTDRHIAQTFGPQNLHLKRRNKEALLRKMGLPPGRADAPLLGIISRLADQKGFDLIEQISGDLMQRDLSLVVLGDGQEKYRRLFEQLRAEHPHKVGFECGFNDPLAHLIEAGSDMFLMPSRYEPCGLNQMYSMRYGTIPVVRATGGLADTVKDFDPVRRTGTGFSFEASTGEAFHDAIRRALDAYGDPDAWRGLMLAGMSQDFSWAASAGRYVEAYEQALDLRRRQSFTSWLTGVVEVGV